taaattcATCTGTATTTACAGTTGATTCTTTAAAagttgttcttttaatttcgtttcgaAATAACAAAAGCTCTTGATGTCTCTTGTATTATGTAGTAGTATGTTCCATACCTTGCGTCCaggtatttccatttgtcgtgcccctgtatcggtattcgatctcttaacataaagagaattTACTTGATGTGTCTGGACACCTGATGTGTTCCTTACAGTTtacaagggcattaaccatttcGGATAATTCCCATAAATGAATTTGTAAAAGCTTACACATGTGTCATACCTGCATTTAGAATGGACTTTTAACGATTATAATTTTTAGATATGTCGAGTGATGTGATCAAATTcactgatattacctaatgcaactcttccaacaaagttttgtaatttttgcacTTTTTACAACTGGATTTCATTAGTCGAAACccaaatatctgaacaatagtttgtgcaaccatgattctagtttcagtagtgatttgatttctgatgtgattaagatataccaGGGTGCCCATTATTTTCCTATGTATTTTGTCAACATGtggttcaaatgtcatgaatctgtcaaagTGTGCTCGtagattattcactgaagtgttcggttTGATAGAGCaaccttcaaattctatggttgtgtcattgggaattttagccGACTACCTATTAATGTGCATCTTTATGTGGATTAAGTTTCAGGCTATtaatgtcaaaatataattttactTGTGTAAGagtatgttgagtgtttcttgatagtgtattcaagttgtttactgaatcatcggcgtactacACTAGAAGGCTATTATGGGCTATTGGTGATAAATCATTTTTGAAATGTTTAAATAGAATCAGACCTAAAATAGATCCTTGTGGTACACCAAAAGGTACTTGTTGTTTTGATGATATACCATTATTGGTTCTTACCGATTAGGTCCTTGTATCTAAATGACTTTTCAGACAAAAAGTATCAATTTAAGGATTTACTAATTTATCAAGAAGAAATTCATGGTTGACTCTATGAAAAGCTTTAGAAAGGTCGCAcaatgtgagcaaatttacctgatttttgtttgttattacaaatctcatcagtaatttgtagtaaagaTGTTATAGTAGATAACCCATTTTTGAAACCATGTTGCGTCTTACATAATAAGTTATTGGTCTCCAGGAAATTCGTCAGATGATTGGcttttttcaagaattttggaTAGTATATTGAGTATAGTAATAGGGCGATATTTATTCACACCGACTATATCCCCGACTTGAAAGCTGTGGTCTCCAAAGCGACtgaaagacaccagtgaccaggGAGGTGTTAGTAATGACCGTCAAATAATGAGTAGTTGCAggtagactatctctgataaagccCAAAGCAATACCCTCTGCTTCTGCAGCATTTATTTCCCGAAGATGTTTTATCACTAAGATGTTGTGGTCTGAAAAAGTAGTAAGCCTTGCCCGATCTGTTTTGTTGTAATGTAAAAACAGTTTTCTTCATGTTAGGTCAATTTATGAAAAGAAGTCATTCAAATGCTCTGTACTTTGTTTATGGATTGTAGTCACTAATGAGATGTTTGTTgtgaggcactagtgttttaacaaTTTTCCATGTTATATCAGAGGTGTTCATATATTGTGAGATTTCTGCTAAAACACAACAGCAGCATCAGCCAATTGCCTATCGTGACGTCATGACAGCTTCCCGCGTCTTTTTGGGTCACCGTGTATAACCTTAATAAAATTCTTATTTCCGAATGGATGTAGCATTTTTTTGTGATAGTAGTAAGTGAACAGCAACTGGAGTAGTGAACTTgtcttgcatatgtatattttgacATGACTTGTGTTGCCCTAGACTGTACATGAAAAGATTCCAGAATGCCAAGGGGCCAAGCCATAGGTTTGATAAACCCTATACTATAGTGGCTGATGAAGTAGCATATCGAGGAGGGTGTAAAAAAGTTTTTAGAAAAAGTATGTTTTAATAAATACGACAATGCACAATGAAAAGACGGAGGAGGCTCGACTACAAGAGGCTCGTGATGTAGCGAAGACCCAACAGACACTGCCTCAAGGTGCGGAAGCCGCGCTGGTTCCTCCCGTCGGAGGAAGCGCCCTTATACAGCTTGCCCGCCAGCCTCGCGACCACGGCGTCGTCTGCGTCCACTCGGCACTGCTCCACTTGGGCCACGATCACGTCCACCAGGCCCTGGACGTGTCTGTAGATCTGGTCCGTCCTCTCCAGAAGGTCCAACTCGTCCTCGTGGAGAGACTGGTCCAGGAACACCAGCTCGAGGGCGAGGGCGTAGCGGCGGCTGAGAGTGAGCAGTTGCTGGAGGAGCTCCTCGGGTTGGGGGGAGGTCGAAGGGGACGAGGGCAGGCGAGGGAGGACCTGGTCGCACTCGAGCTCTTGGTCACACACAAGCACCAACTGAGCGTCCACTTCCGGACTGAAAATGGCGTCCATCACAGCCCAGCTGTTGCTGAACTTCTCCTGCGCCTGAAAGGGGCGTCGCTCATTAGTGTTGGCACTCCTTCATTTGCATTTATGCCTAATATGGCAGAGGCACTGAAAAGAGGCCCGATGGAAGACAGAACTCACGTAAAAGTCGACGTAGTCCtcgaggagagacagaaggagccGAGTTCGACGAAGGATGTTGTCTCGAAAATGCAGCTGACAGCCTTGGGGCGGACGGGGGGCGGAGGGAGCCCAGAGGGCCGACAGGGACGtcaggggcgaagggagggacagcaaggcccaggaggaggagttagaggaggaggcgcaggcagcaaggagtgggaggaggacgaCCAAGGTCCGAGTGGGACTTCCAAGACGACCTGGGAAATAAAGAACACACTCGCCATTCACTAGGTAAGCTGCTTGGAAAATAAGTGTGAAATGATCATTGTAAAATCAAAATATAACTCGAAATGCATGAAAAAGATCCCAAGAATGGTAgtaaataatgaacaaaaacgGAGAACCACTCACTCATCTCTGCGGCAGAAACGTCGCTCTCAAAGTAAGCAAGAAATCCGAGGAGCTGTACTCGAGGAAGAGCTTGTTCTGACTCAGGAGACGTCTGTGGTCTCTTCATATAGGTGTCGGCCATCGGCTCATCCGGCCTATGACGTCATCAAGAGTCCCGCCGAGAAGACCCCGCGGGAACGTTATCTGACCGTTCAAGTGGTCCGTCTCGATGATAATACCAATCTTACGCAAAACACATGCGTATTTCTACAGTATAGTCTTGATACACGATTGCACACACAGATAAACGAAAACGTACCTACATCCTCCCACAAAATAAGCACAAACGTTCCCTAGTACAAGACAGAAGCTAAAAAATGACCGACAGGAACGTTATTTGACATCCTCGCTTTATGTTTTCGTAGATCCGTGTGGAATGGAACAACAatatacctctccctccctcaggcatacacatttatgtctatactgtatgtctgtctatcacagagggaggaagggagagtgagagggaaggagggagggaaggaaggaaagagagaagcgggTAGAGAAAGATTTTTCCTTCtgagttgggggtgaggggagaggagtgggtggagaggcaaagggagagaggatttGTAACAAGAAAGaagggcagagacagacagatagacaagcaaagacagagacgaagagaaaagaaacatatCCGCAGTCATTTCAACAAACCGTCAAAAGCTGATATAGGGTCGTAGAAATGATCATGTATTTGTATCCTTTTCACGACCAAGAATAAACATACAGAATAGCCATATGCAATTTATTCTTTGACAAAACTGAACTACGAAACGAGCCTCAATATCCCCTAAAAGCCCTGATTTGCAATTGCACGGGGAtgcaaagagaggaaaaggagacaaagatttacagacagagcgagacagacgcGTAAATATAACTATCATTTAAGTCCTTTAatcctcttttatttattaaatataaatttttcagttattttcttctctttttctttagatATAGTAATTGTTAtcgtcgtcattgttgttgtttttattgttgctcaTTATTGCTGCTACTTTTTATCCTGtcgttgatgttattattcttgttgtcaatactagtattattatcattatcagtattattattatttcaatatcattatcaatgttgttgttttgttgtttttgttgttgttattattattattattattattattattattattattattattattattattattattattattattattattattattattgttattagtattagcattagcattattgctctttattatcattaccaccattatcattatttattattactattatcattgttattctcactattattattttcattcttattaatgtcattattcttattgtcattattgccatcatcaatgatatcagtattattactactatcctcatcattatcatcataatcattatcagcattattgtttttcttgtcatttctgttgctgttaaagatgataattttacagaatcattaatataatttctatgaatactatcattacaaatactttttatgatttttaaaaattctgttATTAATACTGTCGacatcataccattatcattacaatacagTTATTGCTACAGTCATCTTCATCATGTGCAGTTATTCTTTATTAGTATCGATAATTAAATTCATTCTAATAATCAcatgtcactatcattaccaccaccaccattatcatcattactccacTCATATTTTGTTGGCTATTTTTCCAATAGTGTTTCTGTATATTTCAATTTTGTCTCTCCATGATAAAGGTTGGTGTATAAAACAGTTGGATATCTCATTCGCTGTTGATAATTGCTGTCAATAGTGGTCTGAAGGTTTTATGATATATTTCAGCAGTAGCTGGTTTTATTGAAAAGTTTTATTAAAACGGTTATGTATGCTGCAGTTTCGAATGTAcattttccccttccatttcatcATGGTCTCactccctatctacctatctgtctgttcatatctctctctctctctttctctatctctctctatctccctcactcactcactcactcactcactcactcactcactcactcaatctctccttctctctctctctttctagggcctctctctctctctctctctctctctctctctctctctctctctctctctctctctctctctctctctctctctctctctctatctatctatctatctatctatctatataattctttttcccttcctccttccctccttctctcagtctctctcccagactctcctttttctctcgccTTGCTCTCTACCTCTTCCCAAGAATCTTATCAATGTAATGGTCAGGTGCAACGAGCCTCGCAAAGCCTTGTTGCTTATCATTTGCATACCAAGCTTGTCCAAAGTCGGCTGGGTTATGCCTTCACCTATTTTTTCATTGCGCCATTCGGGGACGTTTTCGAGGTAacgtttggggagagagagaatggaagagctagtgaaagagtgagagacagataggtagagagagagagagagagagagagagagagagagagagagagagagagagagagagagtgagagagagagagagaaggagagagagagacagagagatgtagatagagaagggagtgggtcagtgaggaggtgagggaggggcaggtaagcggagaaagagagaacgagaaatggagggagagaaagaaaaggagggatacggaggaaagagatagagatgtgcAGATcgatgtacatataagtatagtgagagaaagaggggagggggaggaggcagacagacagacagagacaaatattgagcggggggggggaggcagacagcTCAAGACAAAggatgagagcaagagagagagacagacagaaaggcagatggACAGAaacaaagattgagagaaagggagtaggagagagagagaggcagatgaacagaaacaaagaatgataaagagagagagagagaggcaaatgaacagaaacaaagaatgagaaagagagagagaattcagttaATAAGGTGGTAagttaatgaaaaagaaagataatatcaAAGAAGAGGGAAATCACATGGAAATGTTGATCGTAAAAAGAAAtgcagaaacagaaaacaaaaagttgataacaacaataacaaccaatatGGTGGTGACGAAAAAGCTTAAATTATATTGTTAGTGGCAAAGAGCGTCACTCTCACAGACGTCAggactttcatcatcatcatcgtcgtcgccattgtcgtcgtcgtcgtcatcatcaccatcgtcgtcatcattacaCGCATGCAGTAAAGATAATTGCAACAACACGTGTATCCTTCTGCAATTGAATCTTCGCCGCTTGCCATTCACTTTTCgtctctcgtcttttttccttctttctttctttctttcttaattttcacttttctttctctcctttctttctttttctttttttctattcatcatcaATCTCGCGAGGAAAACAAAAATTGTATTTGACCGAATTTTTTATCAGTTTTCCTCATTACTtctgttttcattcctttttatgtgtatttcttgAAACGATTTTATGAACTTTATGaacttataattttcttttttcttttttcttttctttttgtcgccAATGAACAAAACCCAATAAGTCCTCAGCAAGTCACAGTCGACACAGAACAGTCTCTAAGATAACAAAGATTACACGAGGCGTTGATTGAGTGATAGGATGTTATGCAACGCGGGTCGATACAACGGTTGCAATCAGGGCGGATGCTTATcagactcatacatacatatatgcatatatgtacacatatatgtgtgcgtgtgtgcatacatacttacattcgtgtgtgtgtgtatatatatatatatatatatatatatatatatatatatatatatatatatatatatatatatatatatatatatgtgtgtgtgtgtgtgtgtgtgtgtgtgtgtgtgtgtgtgtgtgtgtgtatgtgtgtgtgtgtgtgtgtgtgtgtatgtatgcatgtatagatatatctgcatatatacgtatattcatatatatacatacatatatatatatatatatatatatatatatatatatatatatatatatatatgtgtgtgtgtgtgtgtgtgtgtgtgtgtgtgtgtgtgtgtgtgtgtgtgtgtgtgtgtgtgtgtgtgtgtgtgtgtgtgtgtatacatatatgtaaataaatctgtgtgtgtgtgtgtgtgtgtgtgtgtgtgtgtgtgtgtgtgtgtgtgtgtgtgtgtgtgtatagatagatatggatatacatacatgcatatatatatatatatatatatatatatatatatatatatatatgtatatatatatatatacatacatatatatatatatatatatatatatatatatatatatattcatatatatatatatatatatatatatatatatatatatatatatatgtgtgtgtgtgtgtgtgtgtgtgtgtgtgagtgtgtgtgtgtgtgtgtgtgtgtgtgtgtgtgtgtttatgtatatatatatatatatatatatatatatatatatatatatatatatatatatgtatgtatgtatatatatatatatatacatatatatatatatatatatatatatatatatatatgtacatatatatatatatatgtatacatatatatatatatatatatatatatatatatgtatatatatatatatatatatatatatatatatatatatgtatgtatgtatatatatatacatatatatatatatatatacatatatatatatatgtacatatatatatatatatatatatatatatacatatacatatacatatacatatacatacgtatacatataaatatgcatatgcatatgcatatgcatatacatatacatatacatatacatacacacatacatatatatatatatatatatatatatatatatatatatatatatatatatgtatctatatatacatatatatgtgtgtgtgtgtgtttgtgtgtgtgtgtgtatatgtatatatatatatatatatatatatatatatatatatatatatatatgtatatgtatgtatatatatatatatttatatatatatacatatatatatatatatatatatatatatatatatatatatatatgtatatatatgtgtgtgtgtgtgtgtgtgtgtgtgtatatatatatatatatatatatatatatatatatatatatatatatatatatatatatatatatatatgtatatagatagatatatagatatatatatagatatatatatatatatatatatatatatgtatatatatgtataaatgtatatatttttatttatacatatagataggtatatatatacatatatatatacatattcataagtaaatatatatatatatatatatagaaataaatataattatatatatatatatatatatatatatacatatatattcatatatatatatataaatatatatatacatatatatatacatataaatatatgtacatatatatatatatatacatatacatatacatgtacatatacatatacatatacatatacatatacatacatatatatataaatatatatatatatataaatatatatatatatatatatacatatacatatacatatacatatgcatat
The DNA window shown above is from Penaeus vannamei isolate JL-2024 unplaced genomic scaffold, ASM4276789v1 unanchor4187, whole genome shotgun sequence and carries:
- the LOC113829654 gene encoding uncharacterized protein yields the protein MADTYMKRPQTSPESEQALPRVQLLGFLAYFESDVSAAEMSRLGSPTRTLVVLLPLLAACASSSNSSSWALLSLPSPLTSLSALWAPSAPRPPQGCQLHFRDNILRRTRLLLSLLEDYVDFYAQEKFSNSWAVMDAIFSPEVDAQLVLVCDQELECDQVLPRLPSSPSTSPQPEELLQQLLTLSRRYALALELVFLDQSLHEDELDLLERTDQIYRHVQGLVDVIVAQVEQCRVDADDAVVARLAGKLYKGASSDGRNQRGFRTLRQCLLGLRYITSLL